One region of Gorilla gorilla gorilla isolate KB3781 chromosome 15, NHGRI_mGorGor1-v2.1_pri, whole genome shotgun sequence genomic DNA includes:
- the LOC115930559 gene encoding uncharacterized protein, whose translation MKHLWFFLLLVAAPRWVLSQVQLQESGPGLVKPSQTLSLTCTVSGGSISSSDYYWSWIRQPSGKGLEWIGYIYYSGSTYYNPSLKSRVTISVDTSKNQFSLKLSSVTAADTAVYYCARGTVRGGECEPRHKPPCREAEGAGAGAAQGQQGARGAHRAGGRCTVGLVEPSQTLSLTCAVSGFSITTSASCWSWIHESTWEGLQWIRRTRHEGSKNSHPLLMNPVTISKFGSKKHLFLQWSYVSNKLTAMF comes from the exons ATGAAACACCTGTGGTTCTTCCTTCTCCTGGTGGCAGCTCCCAGAT GGGTGCTGTCTCAGGTGCAGCTGCAGGAGTCGGGCCCAGGACTGGTGAAGCCTTCACAGACCCTGTCCCTCACCTGCACTGTCTCTGGTGGCTCCATCAGCAGTAGTGATTACTACTGGAGCTGGATCCGGCAGCCCTCCGGGAAGGGACTGGAGTGGATTGGGTATATCTATTATAGTGGGAGCACCTACTACAACCCCTCCCTCAAGAGTCGAGTCACCATATCAGTAGACACGTCCAAGAACCAGTTCTCCCTGAAGCTGAGCTCTGTGACCGCCGCGGACACGGCCGTGTATTACTGTGCGAGAGGCACGGTGAGGGGAGGTGAGTGTGAGCCCAGACACAAACCTCCCTGCAGGGAGGCGGAGGGGGCGGGCGCAGGTGCTGCTCAGGGCCAGCAGGGGGCGCGCGGGGCCCACAGAGCAGGAGGCCGG TGCACTGTTGGCCTGGTGGAGCCCTCGCAGACCCTCTCCCTCACCTGTGCTGTCTCCGGATTTTCCATCACAACCAGTGCTTCCTGCTGGAGCTGGATCCACGAGTCCACATGGGAAGGACTGCAGTGGATCAGGCGCACACGTCATGAAGGGAGCAAAAATTCCCACCCACTCCTTATGAATCCAGTCACCATCTCCAAATTCGGGTCCAAAAAACACTTGTTTTTACAGTGGAGCTATGTGAGCAACAAGCTCACAGCCATGTTTTAA